From Haloplanus sp. GDY1:
CAATCTCCGCCCATTGCCAACTACTGAAGAAACATACGCGACTGGTACGTTCAAAGATAGCGACGATGAAGTCGTCTATCGGCCACAATGGGGCGGATACGTCGATTCGAACCCTGTTGGCTCTATTTCCGGGGCGTGGGCATTGTTAGAAGAGGTACCGATTGAAACCCCGTGGGAAGCCCCGGAGACGTGGGAACAGTTAGACGTATTTTTCGATGGTACCGAGACTGACCCGTACGAACTACGGGCGAATATCAAGCCCGTCTTGGACGATGAGCCGGTCAAGGTCCTTCTAATTGGATTCCCTATCCCAGCAACGGTCGATGGCGACCCCGAGATCATCTATTGGCAACCAATCGAGATACAGGAGTTCAAAGATCCGAATGACCTCTCCGGCGGATTTCGAGATACTGGAAAAGGGCCTGAGATAGCCGAACGGCGGGAAGCCGGAGAGGAACAGATTCGGTGGCTGGACTCGGACAACTGGTCGCATGAGCAGCTCACCAGACGCGGGCATATGACAGAGTGGTTCCTGGATCGCAACATCGTGGTCATCGGAGCGGGAGCGCTCGGCAGTATGGTTGCCGAGAACATCGTTCGAGCTGGCTGTCAGCAGCTTACCATCGTCGACAACGACACATATGAGATCGGCAACGTGGCTCGCCACACACTAACAATCGATGATGTGGGACGAAACAAGGCGACAGCAATCGCGGACCGGCTCGAATCAATTGCACCGTACGCCCAGGTACTTGATGTCGACAGTGCCTTTCCGCCGAGCGGTGAGTTGCCGGAGCCAATTAGAGAAGCGGAGGCAGTAATTGACTGTACCGCGTCACGGGGAGTTCGTCGCGCTCTGGATGCGAATAGATGGAATCACCCGGTCGTGTTTTGCTCCGTTGCGATGGGTCGGCGAGCGAACAGGTTGTTCTGCTTCACAGCTTACTCACATACCTTCCCGTACAGCGATTATAACGAAGCGTTCGATCCATGGCGGTTACAAGAACAGATCGAATGGGACGAAGATGAGGATGCCATCCCCGAACGAGTGGGCTGCTGGCACCCAGCATCAGTTATCCAAACGGACCGGGTGATGACGTGGGCAGGGACAGTGACACGGCTTCTGGATCAGGCGACGGCATTGAGCCTGCGCGAGAATCACTTCACCGTACTCGAGACAAGTAGCGGCGACGAACTGCCGACCATTTCACAGGCCACACCTCCCTTCCAGGACGGAACAATATGGCGAGCACCGGAATCACCAATCACCGTACAGATTCCGGCCACGTGTCTTGAAGCGATGTATGAGCGCTGCCGAAAAGAACATCCCTGTGAAACGGGCGGTATTCTGGCTGGAACCGACCGTCTCGATGGACCAGCACTGGTGGTTAATGCCCGAGACCCACCGCGGGACTCCATTCAACAACCAACTCGATTCCTCCGCGGAACCGACAAAGTCGAGGAATGGCTCAAAGACGCCAGGGAGAGCATCGGCATCGACTATCTCGGTGAATGGCACTACCATCCTGGAGCTTCACCCGATATCAGTCGGGACGATCGGACTGCGATGAATGAAATCGCCAACGATGACGGCTACGACTGCCCCCATCCGCTCCTCTTCATCGTTGGTCAGGACGAAGAAGGTCAGTTCACGATTAACGCCTATCTATTCCACGATAGTAAGGAATACGAGCAGTTAGAACGGATTGACAATGCCGATGCGGCTACAACTCTCAACGTCGGTGACGATACATGACTGATCCAACTGGCCGTGTATTTCTCAGCTATAAACACGAACAGACGGACGTCGCCAACTTCCTGCAAACGGAACTGGAGCGACACGGGGTGCCGATTTGGCGGGACGTCTTCGATTTGAAGCCGGAGCCACTCAGAGATGAGATTATCGACCAACTGGAGAACCCGGAAACAGCCAGTGGGATTGCGCTCGTCAGTGAGGGCGTAGCCGACTCCGACATCATTCTCAACGACGAGTTGCCGGGATTCAACAAGCGATGGGACAGTGATGACGAATTTTTCGTGGTCGTTGTGCCATGTCCCGATATTAGCGTTGGAGAAGCCAAATCGATACTCAACGAGGCACCGATACTCCACGACTTTTCTGCCTGGAAAATGCTTCCCCTGGAGGCGACCACATCTGACAAAGCTACAGATATCGTCCAGGCCGTCTTATCAGAGCGGATCGAGCGGATAGATGGGTATTTGCCGGACGGTGATCCTCTCGAATGTTCACTTGACACCTACGAATCGCCGGCTCACAACATCGATCCAGCGATTGCAATCGACTGGTCAAGATCTTTCGAACAGGGTCCACCATCCCAAGAAGTATGGAACCAGCGTCTACTCCCGGCGTTAACCAGGGTAACGGACTGTCTAATTCAAAACGCATCGGGCCGCCCCCTCCGCTTCCGTGGCCGAACGCATCTTCCCGCTGCTTTCGCGGCCGGTTACTGTCTCCCAACCACACGTCGAATCCAAGCAACGTGGATGCAACCCACCGGCCCTGCCGGAATGACAGAATGGACACTCGATATCGACGAAGAGGAAAGCGGGCTAGAAGGAGATCTCCAAAGACAACCGAATCACGGATCGGAGCTTGCGGTGCTTGTCAACATCGCTGCCGATGTACAACCGGAGATAGACCAGATGCATAACGACCTTCCGGATTTCAACGGCGTTCTCAGATTGACACCGGAAGATGGGCCTGATGTGGAACTGTCCCCGGCACAGGCAACCCATGCTGCAGATGTTTTCCGGACCAATGTACGAGACGCGGTCAAAGAACTGCCAAAAACATCGACCATTCATCTCTTCATAGCTGGCCCGATAGGGCTCGCCTTTCTTTTCGGGCGAAAATCAAACACACTCAGACCGATCCAGACCTACCTCTATAGCAAAGACGAGGGTCGATACTATCCCGCTGGTCGGTTACAGGACCAACCACTTTCAGACGGCTCAGACAACGCCTCGGAAGAGCAGTAGGAAATCAACCACCCATTTCCATCCAGAAGATCCTCAATTCGCTCAGCCCTCACCAACGGGTTGACTACGATATCGTTCGCGACCATGGGCCGCTCGGACTCAGTAAGATTCACGACCGCTACACAGGAGGTCGATAACCCTCGAACGAAGCGTACCGTCTGAACGCATCTCTCGACGATGGCCCAGTACAACCTCCTCGAAGCGGAGGTGACGAGTCGGGATCGAGAGTACTCGCTCGTCGATTCGGCAGCGGCGTCTCCGGTGCAATGACCGTGACGCCGCCACCTACCCCGAACTGAACTCGCCGAGGCCCGATTGCTCGTGGTCCAGCGGCTCGATGACCTGGGAATCGTCGTTGCCGGGATTGTTGACCCGCGTCGAGATCTCGTAAGCGTCTAGATCGTCCTTCGGATACGGCTGGCACAATTCCTTGCGGGTGTCCGGGTCTGCAGCGAGCCAGTCGGACTCAACGTCCTGTGGAAGGACGACCGGCATCCGGTCGTGGATGGAGTTCATTAGGTCGTTCGGCTCTGTCGTGAGAATCGTGACGCACGGGATCGTCTCGTCGTCGCCCTCCCAGACGTCCCAGAGGCCGGCCATCGCGAACGCGGGGTCGTCCTCGCGATAGATTCGGTAGGGTTGTTTCGCCCCGCCGTTTGGTGCTTTCCATTCGTAGAACCCCGACGAGGGGACGAGACAGGGGCGCGATTCCCATGCCCGCTCGAAGACGCGTTTCTCGTCGGCAGTCTCGGAGCGAGCGTTGATGATGCCCTTCTCAGGCTCGTCCGCCCAGAACGGAATCAGCCCCCAGTGGTAGGCGTCGATCTCGTCTGGAGCCTCGTTCGTGACGATGTGGAGGTCATCACCCGGCGCGATGTTGTACCGGGGTGTGTACCCGCCGTCCGTGACGACCTCGGCGTCGAAGCGAGCCTCGAGATCGGCCTGGTCGATGAAGAGGGAGTTTCGGCCACACATATCTGAGAGTTCGGAGGGAGGCATCTTCAACGTGGTCGCACAAGAATCTCACCGGTGTCCACTTCTTAACCAACATATTGTCCCGATGGGCCTAGGTTGTTGGTTAACCACGGCAGCGATCGTCGAGCCGGATTCTGGAAAACAATTGAAGCTCGACGTCGCAGCGATTGCGTGCCCGACGGGTGAATAGTGGGCCAAATGAGGGTGGAGAATCTCCTAATGGCAGACGGTACACCTAAACAAACGATAGAAGAGGCTACACTAACTACGCTCATACAAAATGACCCACATACTCGCCGTATCTGACTGGCGTTCCCAACCTATTGACGATCTCTACACTATTCTCGAAACTGTAGAAATAACTCCAGATCTACTACTGTATGCCGGCGACGACCTCTCACGTTTCAAAAACGCCGATAGTGACACGGATCATCTTGCAGAACTGGCTCGTCTCACGAAGCACCAACAATCACTCTATGTCCGAGGAAACGACGACCTCCCCCCGCCAACCGGCCCTCAATTCGATGCGGAGTTTACCACCGACCTCCACAGAACACCATACACTCACGAGGACCTCGTGTTCATCGGTCAGGAAGGCTCGACCCAGGGTCCTGGTCTCATCACCTATACCGAAGACGAGGTTCAACGACATCTTTCCGAACAACGCACCGCTTGTGAAGACGGAACCCCTATTCTGGTCACTCACACCCCTCCCTTCGGCATCCTCGATATCGGTAAGCGATTCGGGCAACAACATATCGGATCGAAAGCAGTCAGGAGCTTCTTAGACGACATCCAGCCACCAGTCACCGTCTGCGGTCATTGCCATCAATTCGGAGGCAGAGCTGAACTCCTCGAATATGGCACGGTGATCAATATTGCGTCTCACGACGGATTAGACGACCCAGGAAGATACGCACTCATCTCCATCGACGCCTCGAATGAGTCTATCGAGTACGAGTTCTACGACACTCGGAATTTGCTAGGAAGCCGACTGACTGATCTCGTCCAGGTCGGGAGGAACCGAGTGGAACAGTTCAGTGAGTTAGGGATTACAACCCCAGACGAGATTACCGAAAAACGGCGTGCTGAGCTCGAAGCCCTCCCTGGAGCCTCGTCATGGCACGTGGACCGGTGGATTGCTCATCGACAGGCTTTCGAAAACGATGAGGTCGTGATTCTAAACGAGTCTACCTTCGACATCCTTCACGATACGAACCCTCTCCTCTTAGACATAGAAACAGACCTTCAGCAGGACCGGATTTGGCTGGTCGGCACCTACAGCTACCAGAACGATGCGTACCGACAATTCTTCGATCCGGACGACGAGTCAGCACTTCTTCAGGAGCTGTCTGAGTACCTTGAGGATCATGGCTCTGAGCCGATTATCTACCACGGAGGGAACTACTTCGACGAACAGTGTCTACGTCGAAGATTCGAAGAACACGGCATCACTAAGGGGGTCAACCATCTCAAAATGTCGACTCGAAATGAAGGGGTCAAAGGAATCGCAGTTGCACTACGCTCGCGAGTTCCGTCAAAAAGCCACCCCCCTATTTCGCGTTGTAAGCGAAGTCGGAACCCCCGGGAGCAGCGAATACGACGAACGACACCCCTATTTCGAGTTGTAACGCGGAAATCCGCATGAATATCGAAGCCCCCCGTCGGGAGACACCCCTGTTTCGAGTTGTAAATGGTGGTGGGTTGCGTCGGTCTCCACAGCCGAGAATCTAGTTCAGGAACGAGCTCATCTGCGCTTTGGCGATTGATCGCATCATTTCTTCTTCACGCTCCAGCTCAGTAAATCGGTCATCCTCCAATATTCGTTCCATGATCGCCTCGGGGTCCTCAGCGAGATCGAAGTGCATGTGGATTCCTTTCCCCCTGCCTCGACCACGTCGGTCGAACTCGAGGATGCCGTAGGTCGCCTGTTCAGTGACGTGATTGACGAAGGTCTCTCGACCATAGGAGTCGGCGTCGAGGGAGTCGCAGATGTACTGGTAGAGAGAATAGGAAGGACCAGCCGGAATCCAGTCGACACCTGCATTTGAATAATAGTCCGTTGCAGCAACTGCGAAGATGCAGAGCTTTTTTTGAGTCGAAAGCCCACCGATGTGCCGTAGCTTTCTGTCTGAGTCGTATCGCTCCTGGGCAGTTCGAACGTGGGTTTCGACAACACGTTCATCACCTTGCTTATCAGCTAACTCTCCGGACCATCGAAGCAAATCGATGGCCTTCCGTGCATCACCGTGCGTTTGAGAGCCGAACGCTGCCACCAGAGGAACAACATCATCCGCGAGGGCTTCTTGTTTGAACGCATCTTCGCGGTTTCGGAGAATATGTCGAAGCTGCGTTGCGTCGTAATCCTCGAAGAAAATCTCGTCCGGATTGAACGAGCTGTTCGCTCGACTATTGAGGTCGGACATGAAATCGACGTAGTTGGTTATCGCGGTGACGGAGACGGGTCCGTCAAAGCGGCCGAGATCACGGGCCCGTGAGAGTTGGTAGAGAAGCGAATTGTATTCCGGTTCTGAGTAAGGGCCATCAAGCATATCCACCTCATCTAAGACAAAGATCACCCCATCGTAGTGCTCACGCATTATTTCCCACAACCGCTCGAGTTTCTGGTCTGTCGAGACACCGCTCTCGGGGACCCCAGGTTCTGCATCGATGTTTAGCGTCGCTTCTTGAATGAGACGATAGACGGCACGACTAGTCGTACCTGGACCCTCGCAGTTAATCGAAAACACACCGAACCGCATTCCCTGAGCCTCGCTCAGTTCGACGATCTTCTTACAGACTGCATGAATTATCAGGGATTTCCCGGTTCCAGACGGTCCAGTCAGCAACATATCCGGAATGCCGTGGTCCTGGAGAGCAGGTTTCAGATTTGTGATGACGGTCTTCAACTGCTCATCGCGACCAACGATCCGATCTTCGTCGATTATAGTATCCGGGCGAACCAAATCCTTGTTCTCGAAGACAGTCTCGACAGATTCGGATTGGAGTTCGTCCATAATCGAAATCCCACTGCCAGAATTATCGAGCGTGGTTTGACTGGTGTCAGACTCGTCAGAATTGCGGCCCTCAGGACCGTTTGGAACATCCTCTATAGAACCAGACTGTTCCGTCCGATTATCTGTATCCGACTGTCCATCACCCATACCACAATCCTGTGTAGGCCTAGTATAAATAAGTGAAGGCAACCTATTTCGATTTGTAACGTCGAGTATTCGCCCGGTGGAGTAACTCAGTCGGCAATCTCTCCATTCAAAGTCTCGAACCATTGTCGACGCGGTGCCACTCCCCTATTTCGAGTTGTAACATCTTATCAGAATTCAAATGGAAATCAACGAGACACCCCTATTTCGTGTTGTAACGGCTTGGGAGCCTCTAACACAGGTTCGGGATGTTCCCCTTTCACATTCGTATCAGATGCAAAGAGTATATGGAAAGTTCCACACAGATGTCGAGAGCCTGCCCCCCAGACATCTCACACGGCGTACTCGAATGAGATCAAATGACGTCCTCGAGGAGAGAATCCCACACCCCCACCCCTTTTTCGAGTTGTAACGCGAAACGACGGGAGGGACAACAGAGGTGCCGCAAGAGACGCATCGCCGTGAACCTGGCCGGAGAGGAGTTTAAACCACGATTCTCACCACATTCCCCGTGCTGATCCACGGCGACCCTACTACTCACGGATACGTAGGGGAACCTACGTATCGTTCGTAGATATTGTCTACTACGGGTGTGGTGCGCTACCGTACTACATAAAGATTCTCATATTGTGGTACTATGCCAAATACCGGCTTTAGGACCATTGATTCCTCTGGAATCCCGCTATTCAGGCTGTTCGAGCCTTCTTCGGCTCTCACCCCCACCCCCATCCTCGTTCTGTTACAACTCGAAAAAGGGGTGGGGGTGTCATCCACGTCTTGTGGGATGTTCGAGCTCGGCTTTAAATACCAATACGCGGCTAAACGGCTTGCTCATGTCTGACCCATCGACCGGCGGCCCGTTCGACACCGCTCCGGACGCTTCCTCAACCATGCCACTATTCTCTCCCGTCACCGCAATGAACATCTACCACGCCGTCACCGACCTCGGTTATCCGACCGAGTACGTGCCAGTCGTCGCCCGCGCCCTTGATGAGTTCCAACTCGTGATTTCCGCTGCCAACAACGGCCACTTCCTCCTCGACCAGCTCGTGCCACAAGCCGAACGGTTCGAGGTTCTCGATGTCGACCACGTCACCGGGCGCACCCGCCTCGATGATCTCCTGTTCTTCAGCGGTCCCTACGCGATGACAATGCTCACAGACGCCATTGGAATCTCGATGCCCGAGCTCGAGGGCCCTGCCACCGGACACCCGAGCCCGACGTCGCCCACCTCCTTCGGCGTCGACGACGATCACCGCGATCACGGACGCGAAGTTGAACCCGACTATGGATACGCCGACATCGATATCGACGTTGATCTCGACTTCGCGCTCTCGCCGCTCGACGAGGACCGACTCCTCCCAGGAATCGACTCGCACGTGTTGCGTGCTGAAGTCCAACAGATTGCAGAACTCGCGTTCGCTTACTACCGGACCGAACCCGGCTTTATCGACGAGCTCGATCCCGTCGTCGACTGTACCTTCG
This genomic window contains:
- a CDS encoding ThiF family adenylyltransferase, encoding MPPYEITEAVAAIAEQDGVTVLKDPYRHDSNGRWIVKIRLSPDDLESHPHVPRETEWYLHLRDTYPAGSIGIYPADQEENTITATFPHQKLNVAGSDDTPWRRGDICVARYGHTLSQTGATGEPSTSPDRLCWHMDRALRWLRNAAKGELRKPDEPFEIPAFDTNSASATTIAFNETQESFSDWRTTYGQWGTVNLRPLPTTEETYATGTFKDSDDEVVYRPQWGGYVDSNPVGSISGAWALLEEVPIETPWEAPETWEQLDVFFDGTETDPYELRANIKPVLDDEPVKVLLIGFPIPATVDGDPEIIYWQPIEIQEFKDPNDLSGGFRDTGKGPEIAERREAGEEQIRWLDSDNWSHEQLTRRGHMTEWFLDRNIVVIGAGALGSMVAENIVRAGCQQLTIVDNDTYEIGNVARHTLTIDDVGRNKATAIADRLESIAPYAQVLDVDSAFPPSGELPEPIREAEAVIDCTASRGVRRALDANRWNHPVVFCSVAMGRRANRLFCFTAYSHTFPYSDYNEAFDPWRLQEQIEWDEDEDAIPERVGCWHPASVIQTDRVMTWAGTVTRLLDQATALSLRENHFTVLETSSGDELPTISQATPPFQDGTIWRAPESPITVQIPATCLEAMYERCRKEHPCETGGILAGTDRLDGPALVVNARDPPRDSIQQPTRFLRGTDKVEEWLKDARESIGIDYLGEWHYHPGASPDISRDDRTAMNEIANDDGYDCPHPLLFIVGQDEEGQFTINAYLFHDSKEYEQLERIDNADAATTLNVGDDT
- a CDS encoding SAVED domain-containing protein produces the protein MTDPTGRVFLSYKHEQTDVANFLQTELERHGVPIWRDVFDLKPEPLRDEIIDQLENPETASGIALVSEGVADSDIILNDELPGFNKRWDSDDEFFVVVVPCPDISVGEAKSILNEAPILHDFSAWKMLPLEATTSDKATDIVQAVLSERIERIDGYLPDGDPLECSLDTYESPAHNIDPAIAIDWSRSFEQGPPSQEVWNQRLLPALTRVTDCLIQNASGRPLRFRGRTHLPAAFAAGYCLPTTRRIQATWMQPTGPAGMTEWTLDIDEEESGLEGDLQRQPNHGSELAVLVNIAADVQPEIDQMHNDLPDFNGVLRLTPEDGPDVELSPAQATHAADVFRTNVRDAVKELPKTSTIHLFIAGPIGLAFLFGRKSNTLRPIQTYLYSKDEGRYYPAGRLQDQPLSDGSDNASEEQ
- a CDS encoding SOS response-associated peptidase → MCGRNSLFIDQADLEARFDAEVVTDGGYTPRYNIAPGDDLHIVTNEAPDEIDAYHWGLIPFWADEPEKGIINARSETADEKRVFERAWESRPCLVPSSGFYEWKAPNGGAKQPYRIYREDDPAFAMAGLWDVWEGDDETIPCVTILTTEPNDLMNSIHDRMPVVLPQDVESDWLAADPDTRKELCQPYPKDDLDAYEISTRVNNPGNDDSQVIEPLDHEQSGLGEFSSG
- a CDS encoding metallophosphoesterase, with the translated sequence MTHILAVSDWRSQPIDDLYTILETVEITPDLLLYAGDDLSRFKNADSDTDHLAELARLTKHQQSLYVRGNDDLPPPTGPQFDAEFTTDLHRTPYTHEDLVFIGQEGSTQGPGLITYTEDEVQRHLSEQRTACEDGTPILVTHTPPFGILDIGKRFGQQHIGSKAVRSFLDDIQPPVTVCGHCHQFGGRAELLEYGTVINIASHDGLDDPGRYALISIDASNESIEYEFYDTRNLLGSRLTDLVQVGRNRVEQFSELGITTPDEITEKRRAELEALPGASSWHVDRWIAHRQAFENDEVVILNESTFDILHDTNPLLLDIETDLQQDRIWLVGTYSYQNDAYRQFFDPDDESALLQELSEYLEDHGSEPIIYHGGNYFDEQCLRRRFEEHGITKGVNHLKMSTRNEGVKGIAVALRSRVPSKSHPPISRCKRSRNPREQRIRRTTPLFRVVTRKSA
- a CDS encoding Cdc6/Cdc18 family protein, translating into MGDGQSDTDNRTEQSGSIEDVPNGPEGRNSDESDTSQTTLDNSGSGISIMDELQSESVETVFENKDLVRPDTIIDEDRIVGRDEQLKTVITNLKPALQDHGIPDMLLTGPSGTGKSLIIHAVCKKIVELSEAQGMRFGVFSINCEGPGTTSRAVYRLIQEATLNIDAEPGVPESGVSTDQKLERLWEIMREHYDGVIFVLDEVDMLDGPYSEPEYNSLLYQLSRARDLGRFDGPVSVTAITNYVDFMSDLNSRANSSFNPDEIFFEDYDATQLRHILRNREDAFKQEALADDVVPLVAAFGSQTHGDARKAIDLLRWSGELADKQGDERVVETHVRTAQERYDSDRKLRHIGGLSTQKKLCIFAVAATDYYSNAGVDWIPAGPSYSLYQYICDSLDADSYGRETFVNHVTEQATYGILEFDRRGRGRGKGIHMHFDLAEDPEAIMERILEDDRFTELEREEEMMRSIAKAQMSSFLN